One genomic window of Cannabis sativa cultivar Pink pepper isolate KNU-18-1 chromosome 2, ASM2916894v1, whole genome shotgun sequence includes the following:
- the LOC115720415 gene encoding spermidine coumaroyl-CoA acyltransferase-like, with translation MSPQLNTTEFLVVKEEVELVKPSKATPSEVLSLSTLDNEANLECFSKAIYVYKAQHDHTNGVDPAEMIKQAVSDALVYYYPLAGRLKRLDHDGRLQLTCDATGVPYLVATANCRLSSLNYLDDIDFEMAKNLVFPSPTSDCPFVLQVTRFSCGGFTIGFGISHMVSDGFGAAQIFKALAELSKGKELSVKPVWERERLVGTPIKEFLKLSMCHPATSPYMPSSDIVDEIFYLKSDTMKRLKDEIISGGSPSNVTTFEILAAFVWKARLRALELNHDGKTCLYFATGLRKLIDPPLPEGYYGNAFLTSAVELTGRELEDKSLSEIVNMIKEKKKDVLDNNYIRKSIDICETKLANRDNPKIKATGALMALTDWRNLGLVSDEFGSGWNVENVTSLPWDCFGSVDLCTFLPAPKSDPSLKGGVGILVSLPRLAMPRFKQEIDSLN, from the coding sequence ATGTCTCCTCAACTCAACACTactgaatttttggttgtaaaGGAGGAAGTTGAGCTTGTGAAGCCATCCAAAGCCACACCTTCGGAAGTTCTCTCTTTGTCCACTCTTGACAATGAGGCCAACCTTGAATGCTTCTCCAAAGCCATCTACGTATACAAGGCCCAACATGATCACACTAATGGCGTCGATCCAGCTGAGATGATCAAGCAAGCTGTCTCTGATGCTCTCGTCTATTACTACCCTCTAGCCGGGAGACTCAAACGGCTAGACCACGATGGAAGGCTTCAACTCACTTGCGACGCTACTGGTGTTCCCTATTTGGTCGCCACGGCCAACTGTCGTCTTTCCTCGCTTAATTACTTGGACGATATTGATTTCGAGATGGCCAAGAACTTGGTCTTCCCTTCTCCTACAAGCGATTGCCCTTTCGTCCTACAAGTCACTCGATTCTCTTGTGGAGGTTTTACCATTGGGTTTGGAATATCTCACATGGTCTCCGATGGTTTTGGGGCTGCTCAGATCTTCAAGGCCTTGGCTGAGCTTTCCAAAGGCAAAGAGCTCTCAGTGAAGCCGGTATGGGAAAGAGAGAGACTTGTGGGAACACCCATCAAAGAGTTTCTCAAGCTCAGCATGTGTCATCCTGCTACGTCACCATACATGCCCTCTTCTGACATTGTAGATGAGATCTTTTACTTAAAGAGTGATACCATGAAGAGACTCAAAGATGAGATAATTAGTGGTGGTTCTCCCAGTAATGTTACTACCTTTGAAATACTTGCAGCCTTTGTTTGGAAAGCCAGACTGAGAGCCTTAGAGCTCAATCATGATGGAAAAACATGTTTGTATTTCGCTACAGGTTTGAGAAAGCTCATAGACCCTCCTTTGCCTGAAGGGTATTACGGGAATGCATTTTTGACCTCTGCAGTGGAACTCACTGGCAGAGAACTAGAAGATAAATCTTTATCTGAAATTGTAAATATGataaaggagaagaagaaggatgTTTTGGACAACAACTACATCAGAAAATCTATTGATATTTGTGAGACCAAACTAGCCAACCGTGATAATCCAAAAATTAAGGCTACGGGAGCACTCATGGCATTGACTGATTGGAGGAATTTGGGGTTAGTTTCGGATGAGTTCGGATCAGGATGGAATGTTGAAAACGTGACATCGTTGCCGTGGGACTGTTTTGGGTCAGTAGATTTGTGCACCTTTTTGCCTGCTCCAAAATCTGATCCTTCCTTAAAAGGTGGAGTTGGGATATTGGTCTCTCTTCCGAGGCTAGCCATGCCCAGGTTCAAGCAAGAGATTGATTCTCTTAACTAA